GAAACCTTATCGAGCTTTGCTACTAAACTTTTTTAGGTGTGTTTTTCAGGTTCTAAGGAAGCGGACAGTCTCATAGCGGGATTAAACCTATACATTCACTCCTTTCATACCTTCATCAGTATAGCGGTTGCCTTGGACTTTATTGCTAGTGAGGATTGTTTCAATGTCAGCAAGATCGTCTTTGTCCAGAATGACCTGCGCTGCGTCAATGTTGGAATTCAGGTTTTTAATCTTTGTCGTTCCGGGGATAGGGATGATGTTGTCTCCCTGAGCGCATACCCATGCTAGAGATAATTGAGCCAGGGTGCACCCTAGTTTATTAGCGATAAGACTAAGGGCTTCAGCAATTGCTTTATTGCTGGCGTATGCTTGACCTTGAAAACGGGGAAGCATGTTCCTGAAATCAGTTTTATCCTCTGAGGGGCTCCAGTTGCTGAGCAACCCGCGACAAATAGGACTATAAGGAACAAAGCTGATTCCCAGTTCGCGAGTTAGCCCGAGTATTTCATTTTCTGGGTCACGAGTGAGCATGGAGTATTCCGATTGCAGGGCTGAAAGCGGATGAACAGCATGTGCGCGGCGTAGGGTCTCAGCAGAAGCTTCGGATATACCGATGGACCTGATTTTACCTTCACCCACTAGCCGCGACATTTCCCCGATGGTTTCTTCAATGGGGATTTCTGTGTCTACCCGGTGAATGTAGTAAAGGTCGATGTAATCTGTTTTTAGCCTACGCAGGCTTTC
This genomic window from Marinifilum sp. JC120 contains:
- a CDS encoding aldo/keto reductase produces the protein MILKTLGNSDIKISSIGLGCMGLSEFYGEPASEKQGCDLIRHALDKGVNFFDTADMYGGGHNEKLMAKALLGRRDEAVIATKFGIVREEGEYARTISGKPEYVRKACHESLRRLKTDYIDLYYIHRVDTEIPIEETIGEMSRLVGEGKIRSIGISEASAETLRRAHAVHPLSALQSEYSMLTRDPENEILGLTRELGISFVPYSPICRGLLSNWSPSEDKTDFRNMLPRFQGQAYASNKAIAEALSLIANKLGCTLAQLSLAWVCAQGDNIIPIPGTTKIKNLNSNIDAAQVILDKDDLADIETILTSNKVQGNRYTDEGMKGVNV